In Mongoliitalea daihaiensis, one DNA window encodes the following:
- the dxs gene encoding 1-deoxy-D-xylulose-5-phosphate synthase, whose protein sequence is MIIQPGKLLAQINTPDDLKKFSKDQLIQICDELRQFIVDNVSVYGGHFGASLGVVELTVALHYVLNTPDDQLVWDVGHQAYGHKILTGRKEQFHTNRIYGGLSGFPKRKESEYDTFGVGHSSTSISAALGMAMASKYKGLSRKQHVAVIGDGSMTGGMAFEAMNHAGVSDTNMIIILNDNCMSIDPNVGALKDYLTDITTSHTYNKVKDEVWNLLGKFSKFGSSAQEVISKVEGAIKSTVLKQSNLFESLNLRYFGPVDGHDVHHLVEILSDLRDIPGPKILHCVTVKGKGYAPAENGNKTTWHAPGLFDKVTGEIYKKTPTKPQAPKYQDVFGHTLVELAKENDKIMGITPAMPSGSSLNIMMKEMPDRAFDVGIAEQHAVTFSAGLATQGLIPFCNIYSSFMQRAYDQVVHDVALQNLQVVFCLDRAGFAGADGPTHHGAYDIAYFRCIPNMVVTAPMNEEELRNLMFTATKYEGPFSIRYPRGQGVMPEWRTPMREIPIGQGRIVKEGEDVAILTIGHIGNYAVEACKMLTKEGLNPAHYDMRFVKPLDESLLHEVFGKFKKVITVEDGSLMGGFGSAVIEWMLDNGYQSQVKRLGIPDRIIEHGEQIELHRECGFDPEGIAEAVREMAEVSVK, encoded by the coding sequence ATGATAATCCAACCAGGTAAATTGCTTGCTCAGATCAACACGCCAGATGATCTCAAAAAGTTTTCCAAAGATCAACTTATTCAGATTTGCGATGAATTAAGACAATTCATTGTAGACAATGTCTCAGTATATGGAGGACATTTTGGGGCTAGCTTAGGAGTTGTCGAACTCACTGTAGCATTGCATTATGTGCTCAATACACCTGATGACCAATTGGTGTGGGATGTGGGCCATCAAGCCTATGGTCATAAAATATTAACTGGGAGAAAAGAACAATTTCATACCAACAGGATATACGGAGGTTTATCAGGATTCCCAAAACGTAAAGAAAGTGAGTACGACACCTTTGGTGTGGGCCACTCAAGTACTTCTATTTCTGCCGCCTTGGGTATGGCCATGGCGTCCAAATACAAAGGATTATCTCGCAAACAACACGTAGCAGTGATTGGAGATGGTTCAATGACAGGGGGTATGGCTTTTGAAGCGATGAATCATGCAGGAGTCTCCGATACCAATATGATCATCATCTTGAATGATAATTGCATGTCGATTGACCCAAATGTGGGTGCTTTAAAAGATTATTTGACAGATATCACCACTTCGCATACCTACAACAAGGTAAAAGATGAAGTTTGGAATCTCCTAGGTAAATTCAGCAAGTTTGGTTCCTCTGCTCAGGAAGTGATTTCTAAGGTAGAAGGTGCCATAAAATCCACGGTTCTTAAGCAAAGCAACTTATTCGAATCATTGAATCTCCGATACTTCGGCCCAGTAGATGGACACGATGTACACCACTTGGTAGAAATCTTATCTGATTTACGTGATATCCCAGGTCCAAAAATCCTTCATTGCGTCACCGTAAAAGGAAAAGGATATGCTCCCGCAGAAAATGGGAATAAAACTACTTGGCATGCACCAGGCTTGTTTGATAAGGTAACAGGAGAGATTTATAAGAAAACTCCGACGAAACCACAAGCACCAAAATATCAAGATGTTTTTGGTCACACCTTGGTGGAGTTGGCGAAAGAAAACGATAAAATCATGGGGATAACCCCTGCCATGCCATCAGGTTCATCGTTGAATATCATGATGAAAGAAATGCCTGACCGCGCATTTGACGTGGGGATTGCAGAGCAACATGCGGTAACATTCTCCGCAGGTTTGGCAACTCAAGGATTGATTCCTTTCTGTAATATTTACAGTTCATTCATGCAGCGTGCCTATGATCAGGTGGTACATGATGTAGCCTTACAAAACTTGCAAGTGGTATTCTGTCTTGACAGAGCAGGATTCGCTGGTGCAGATGGGCCTACGCATCACGGTGCTTACGATATTGCTTATTTCCGATGTATTCCCAACATGGTGGTTACGGCACCGATGAATGAAGAAGAGTTGAGAAATTTGATGTTTACCGCTACTAAGTACGAAGGACCATTCTCCATCCGCTATCCTAGAGGACAAGGCGTAATGCCTGAATGGAGAACGCCTATGCGTGAAATCCCAATCGGGCAAGGTAGGATAGTCAAAGAGGGAGAGGATGTGGCAATCTTAACCATTGGTCATATCGGTAACTATGCTGTAGAAGCTTGTAAGATGTTGACAAAAGAGGGGCTAAATCCTGCTCATTATGACATGCGTTTTGTTAAGCCTTTGGATGAGTCCTTGTTACACGAGGTATTCGGAAAATTCAAAAAAGTGATCACTGTAGAAGATGGCAGCTTGATGGGCGGTTTTGGTTCTGCTGTGATTGAGTGGATGCTAGATAATGGCTATCAATCCCAAGTGAAGCGATTGGGGATTCCTGATCGTATTATAGAGCATGGAGAACAAATTGAACTCCACAGAGAATGTGGATTTGATCCGGAAGGTATCGCGGAAGCTGTCAGAGAGATGGCTGAAGTAAGTGTAAAGTAA
- a CDS encoding bifunctional UDP-N-acetylmuramoyl-tripeptide:D-alanyl-D-alanine ligase/alanine racemase has protein sequence MLRELSVQEIVKITAARLEQGYAQQSFAQVSIDSRTVSQPYNTLFVALKGAKFDGHQFIPELIAQGVKGFLVKKGIQLPQLSRESLVILEVADTHEALQALAAYQRSLFEKPLVAITGSNGKTIIKEWLGQLLGTAYALAKSPKSYNSQVGVPLSVFGIKPYHQVAVMEAGISKVGEMRRLESILKPDIGIFSNIGTAHEEGFDSQLQKLIEKAQLFVASKFIIYRKEHVSIASYLEKTFAADRLIAWSDQAGADYTLSVKKEGSFSKIILLKPDLSMFTFTVPFTDEASLENIRHAIVASMVLGLQAGQIQQVLRHLRPVEMRLTLKAGIHDCLLIDDTYNNDLAGLRLALDFMAAQRQKNRRILILSDLLQVGEPTQVYREVASLLEFYQIDQLIGIGTQIQQLKTFWKGSFIGYQETAQFLQSIKNLNFHQDLILVTGARAFALESIVARLQQQVHGTVLEINLNALTHNYNFYKTQLKPSTKVMVMVKAFAYGGGASEIANHVEQLKADYLAVAYSDEGVSLREAGIRLPMMVLNPLQESFGQLLQHTLEPVVYSPQFFKELGYFCRNQSAELSIHLDLDTGMNRLGFKESDLPELIGLLKKFPELRVASMYTHLVGTDEDMHDDFSMHQLHLFQKMATELEHQLGYQPLKHALNSGGIVRFPEFQFDMVRLGIGLYGVEVNGRHDTQLKPVSVLKTTISQIKEIEPGESIGYSRKGYLPKGGRIATIAIGYADGFDRRFSNGVGFVLIHGQKAPVVGNVCMDMCMVDISGIDAQEGDQVIIYGPGISLKELATTIATIPYELLTNISSRVKRVYFLD, from the coding sequence ATGCTACGGGAATTAAGTGTTCAGGAGATCGTAAAAATCACTGCCGCAAGACTGGAGCAGGGCTATGCGCAACAGTCCTTTGCTCAGGTTAGCATTGATTCCCGTACTGTCAGTCAGCCGTACAATACCTTATTTGTAGCACTTAAGGGGGCAAAATTCGATGGGCATCAATTTATTCCTGAGTTAATAGCACAGGGAGTGAAGGGTTTTTTGGTAAAAAAGGGCATTCAATTACCGCAGCTCAGCCGGGAGTCTTTGGTTATTTTAGAGGTGGCTGATACGCATGAGGCCTTACAGGCACTAGCAGCCTATCAAAGGAGCCTTTTTGAAAAGCCATTGGTTGCGATTACCGGGAGCAACGGCAAAACCATCATTAAAGAATGGCTAGGTCAATTGCTTGGTACAGCATATGCACTTGCCAAAAGTCCGAAAAGTTACAACTCCCAAGTGGGTGTTCCCCTTTCTGTATTTGGAATCAAACCTTATCATCAGGTGGCGGTCATGGAGGCTGGCATTTCGAAAGTGGGAGAGATGAGGCGACTAGAGTCAATTTTAAAACCGGATATAGGAATTTTTAGCAATATCGGAACAGCTCATGAAGAGGGATTTGATTCTCAGCTTCAAAAACTTATCGAAAAAGCACAACTCTTTGTAGCATCCAAGTTTATAATTTACCGAAAGGAGCATGTATCCATAGCCTCGTATTTAGAGAAAACTTTTGCAGCAGATCGGTTGATAGCATGGTCTGATCAAGCCGGTGCTGATTACACCCTATCAGTAAAAAAAGAAGGTAGTTTTTCTAAAATTATTTTGCTCAAACCTGATTTGAGCATGTTTACATTTACTGTTCCATTTACGGATGAAGCTTCCTTGGAAAACATTCGCCATGCCATAGTAGCCTCTATGGTATTAGGCTTACAGGCGGGGCAGATTCAGCAAGTGTTACGGCATTTGCGTCCCGTCGAGATGCGTCTGACACTCAAAGCGGGTATTCATGACTGTTTGCTGATTGATGACACGTATAACAATGACTTGGCAGGATTGCGGTTGGCATTGGATTTTATGGCAGCTCAGCGGCAAAAAAACCGACGGATTTTAATATTATCAGATTTGTTGCAAGTTGGTGAGCCAACTCAGGTGTATCGGGAGGTGGCTAGCCTATTGGAATTCTATCAAATTGATCAGTTAATTGGAATAGGAACACAGATTCAGCAATTGAAAACGTTTTGGAAAGGGTCCTTTATAGGCTATCAAGAGACGGCTCAATTTCTGCAGTCTATAAAGAACTTGAATTTTCACCAGGATTTGATTTTGGTGACAGGTGCAAGGGCTTTTGCATTGGAGTCCATAGTTGCACGTTTACAGCAACAGGTGCATGGAACTGTTTTAGAAATCAACTTGAATGCATTGACCCATAACTACAATTTTTACAAAACGCAGCTGAAACCATCTACAAAGGTGATGGTCATGGTCAAGGCTTTTGCGTATGGGGGAGGAGCTTCCGAAATAGCCAATCATGTGGAGCAATTGAAAGCGGATTACTTAGCAGTGGCATACAGCGACGAGGGAGTTTCACTTCGAGAGGCAGGAATCAGGTTGCCTATGATGGTTCTCAATCCTTTGCAGGAATCTTTTGGGCAATTGCTTCAGCATACATTAGAGCCAGTGGTTTATAGTCCCCAATTTTTTAAGGAATTGGGATATTTTTGCCGAAATCAATCGGCTGAACTATCGATCCACTTAGACCTTGATACAGGCATGAACCGCCTAGGTTTTAAGGAAAGTGATTTGCCTGAGTTGATTGGCCTGCTTAAAAAATTCCCTGAACTACGTGTAGCGAGCATGTATACGCATTTGGTGGGCACAGATGAAGACATGCATGATGACTTTTCAATGCATCAGTTACATTTATTTCAAAAAATGGCTACTGAACTGGAGCATCAGTTGGGCTATCAACCCCTCAAACATGCACTCAATTCAGGAGGAATCGTTCGTTTTCCTGAGTTTCAATTTGACATGGTCCGCTTAGGCATTGGTTTGTATGGAGTGGAGGTCAATGGAAGACATGATACCCAGTTAAAACCTGTTTCGGTCTTAAAGACGACCATCTCTCAGATTAAGGAAATTGAGCCTGGAGAGAGTATAGGCTACTCAAGGAAAGGCTATTTGCCAAAAGGTGGTCGTATTGCTACGATAGCAATAGGTTATGCAGATGGATTTGATCGTAGATTTAGCAATGGTGTGGGATTTGTGCTGATTCATGGCCAAAAAGCACCGGTTGTCGGCAATGTGTGTATGGATATGTGCATGGTGGATATCAGTGGGATTGATGCCCAAGAAGGGGATCAAGTCATCATCTATGGACCGGGTATATCCCTCAAGGAATTGGCGACAACCATCGCAACCATTCCCTACGAGTTATTGACCAACATCAGCAGCAGGGTCAAACGCGTTTATTTTTTAGATTGA
- a CDS encoding segregation and condensation protein A encodes MSFEIKLPLFEGPFDLMLFFIERDELDIYDIPISKIARDFLDYIHQLEKLEIEVASEFILFAATLMKIKSKMLIPRPELNEEGEEIDPREELVRHLLEYKKYKSVIGELASMEELRMSKEKRGNIAAELKELSKVEDVEAEIQDIDLYKLLKVFQRVMSKYASRTDETKHTVIQYPYTIEQQKEFVLEKISFKNKIPFSDFISYKPDKIFVIYTFLAILELLQLSLVTIVIGEGFNNFWVEKIETVPVA; translated from the coding sequence TTGAGTTTCGAAATCAAATTACCACTTTTCGAGGGTCCTTTCGATCTGATGCTCTTTTTCATCGAAAGAGATGAACTGGATATCTATGATATTCCCATCTCCAAGATTGCACGGGATTTTTTGGATTACATTCATCAATTGGAAAAATTGGAGATTGAAGTAGCGAGTGAATTCATCTTATTTGCAGCTACCTTGATGAAAATCAAGTCAAAAATGTTAATCCCACGTCCTGAACTCAATGAGGAAGGTGAAGAAATTGATCCCCGAGAAGAGCTAGTTAGACATCTGCTAGAATATAAAAAATATAAATCCGTCATTGGAGAGTTAGCTTCAATGGAGGAACTTAGAATGTCCAAAGAAAAGCGCGGTAATATTGCGGCTGAGTTAAAGGAACTTTCGAAGGTGGAAGATGTAGAAGCAGAGATTCAAGATATAGATTTATATAAACTGCTAAAGGTCTTTCAGCGTGTGATGTCTAAGTATGCCTCCCGTACGGATGAAACCAAACATACCGTCATTCAGTATCCATATACCATTGAGCAGCAAAAAGAGTTTGTTTTGGAAAAAATAAGTTTTAAAAACAAAATCCCCTTTTCAGACTTTATCAGCTATAAGCCTGATAAAATATTCGTCATTTATACCTTTTTAGCGATTCTGGAGCTTTTACAACTTTCCTTGGTCACCATAGTCATCGGAGAGGGCTTTAATAATTTCTGGGTAGAAAAAATAGAAACAGTGCCTGTCGCCTGA
- a CDS encoding gamma-glutamylcyclotransferase family protein, producing the protein MMNNNHIYYFGYASNLDIETLKGRLPAEPNLMGIGLLENHEFQFSFPNPDGSARANIHAKEGGKVFGLVFQISASAVDYFLNSEPGYDFIPKEILVGGALITAYTFQSKIRREGLTPSKEYIDTIVRGGQTQDIPSWYLEEVISKSI; encoded by the coding sequence ATGATGAACAACAACCACATCTACTACTTCGGCTATGCCAGCAATTTGGACATAGAAACCTTGAAGGGAAGACTTCCAGCAGAACCAAACTTGATGGGTATTGGCTTGTTGGAAAACCATGAATTTCAATTTAGCTTTCCCAATCCAGATGGTAGTGCTCGGGCAAACATTCATGCAAAAGAGGGAGGAAAGGTATTCGGATTGGTATTTCAAATCTCTGCAAGCGCAGTAGATTACTTTTTAAATTCTGAGCCTGGATACGATTTTATACCCAAAGAAATCCTAGTGGGTGGAGCCTTAATTACTGCCTACACTTTTCAATCAAAGATTAGAAGAGAAGGACTTACACCCAGCAAGGAGTATATCGATACCATTGTCAGAGGGGGCCAAACTCAAGACATCCCCTCTTGGTACTTAGAAGAAGTTATTTCCAAATCAATCTAA
- a CDS encoding DUF2442 domain-containing protein — protein sequence MSTSVINKSPLARKVRFDEQRFYILLDDERELGIPLDCFQKLRVATFHELNEYRLIGKGEGIHWESLDEIYS from the coding sequence ATGAGTACTTCGGTTATAAATAAATCTCCATTAGCAAGAAAGGTAAGGTTTGATGAACAACGATTTTATATTCTTTTAGATGATGAAAGGGAATTAGGTATCCCTTTAGACTGTTTCCAAAAACTAAGAGTAGCAACCTTTCATGAATTGAATGAATACAGGTTAATCGGAAAGGGAGAAGGGATACATTGGGAAAGCCTTGATGAAATATACTCATAG
- a CDS encoding lysylphosphatidylglycerol synthase transmembrane domain-containing protein, with product MKLDNKKIFETLNPNKVWVPVLIGIAIVFGLFYADPNVNAKTLKSVFDAAPLGIFLAILVILGRDVGYIYRIREITDKQLTWTRALYVIILWEFASAVTPSIVGGTAVAVFILNKEGIKLGKAIAYVMVTAILDNLFFVIGAPIILYFAQGNIFPASRLMEMRLGKSLEILFWSSYALYAIYSLVMALALFFRPRVFKWVLVKLFSIKWLRKWKYDAHEYGNQIIEASKELKGKKIKYWIPIVGATIFIWSSRYLMLNALITAYDSLSFSEHVIVFARQVIMWIVMMISPTPGSSGTAEFFFTQFFTEFLGGYTFVTSILWRLLSYYPYLLLGAIFLPRWIKQVFFVKKES from the coding sequence ATGAAGTTGGATAACAAAAAGATTTTCGAAACCCTGAATCCCAATAAGGTTTGGGTGCCTGTACTGATAGGAATTGCGATTGTATTTGGATTGTTTTACGCGGATCCAAATGTGAATGCCAAGACTCTAAAAAGTGTATTTGATGCGGCTCCCTTGGGTATATTTTTAGCAATTCTGGTGATTTTAGGGAGAGATGTAGGTTACATTTATCGAATTCGAGAAATTACCGATAAGCAGCTGACATGGACGCGCGCTTTGTATGTGATAATTTTATGGGAGTTTGCATCTGCTGTTACCCCTTCTATTGTTGGGGGTACTGCTGTTGCTGTTTTTATCCTCAATAAAGAAGGGATTAAACTAGGTAAAGCCATAGCCTACGTGATGGTGACGGCTATTTTGGATAATCTTTTCTTTGTGATTGGTGCTCCCATCATTCTATATTTTGCTCAAGGGAATATTTTTCCTGCCAGTCGATTGATGGAAATGCGTTTGGGTAAAAGTTTGGAAATTCTTTTTTGGTCCAGTTATGCTTTGTATGCGATCTACTCCTTAGTAATGGCACTTGCGCTCTTTTTTAGGCCAAGGGTTTTCAAATGGGTCTTGGTTAAGTTATTTTCGATCAAGTGGCTCCGGAAGTGGAAGTACGATGCACATGAATACGGCAATCAAATTATCGAAGCTTCTAAGGAACTCAAAGGGAAAAAGATTAAATATTGGATACCGATTGTTGGGGCGACTATATTTATCTGGTCATCCAGATACTTGATGCTGAATGCTTTAATTACAGCATACGATTCACTTAGTTTTTCAGAACATGTAATTGTATTTGCTAGACAGGTGATCATGTGGATTGTGATGATGATTTCTCCAACTCCGGGAAGTAGCGGTACCGCAGAGTTTTTCTTTACCCAATTCTTCACCGAGTTTTTGGGTGGATATACTTTTGTGACCAGTATATTATGGAGGTTGCTATCCTACTATCCATACCTATTGTTAGGGGCGATCTTTTTGCCTCGTTGGATCAAACAGGTATTCTTTGTTAAAAAAGAATCATAA